The Misgurnus anguillicaudatus chromosome 12, ASM2758022v2, whole genome shotgun sequence region ttttccctggctggagagacaatatggctcatttacatctcatttagctaagccagaccccctgtaaagccgttttgagatacagaggttctaccatcatatgtagtattttattacagaagtccgaatgacaaaatgcaaaaataaacaggacttttaacgttacctttgcggggatcacaagtcgaatccagtctgtttcagatgtgtgaatcatccaatgatttttgtccacaaatgcatataatccgtgaaatatagatatatagtctatttcgcatgaacttctggtaatacaatataatatacaatctgaggactatttacatcgtaacatgtaagggtatatcagattacactccggtatttacgttccgttaaacacatgaacccgccttcaaagtttgtatttaaaatagataatccaaaaacagcaccgtcgaaaacgtgaagtccttaagagatgttaccaatcgctcgctcgttcctccatcagccaatgacttcatggaaaatattgatagacaaaacatgtagccaattatataaagaatacaacgatctctgtgtaacttctgtgtgtttggacaaataacagtcagccgcatcactgactttatggggcgccgcagtcggatgacgtcagagtactgcgagagcgagtcgaaattaaactactccgtaagatttcttaaagagctctcgcggtacccTGACGTCATCCGACCGCGGCGCCCCACAAAGTCAGCGACGCGGCTGACGTATATGCggttgactgttatttgttccgccctagcttcttttatatttcttttgttttgtgcgcccgagcttcatatacagtctggggagacgcacgctataagtttgaaaaaaaaaataaataaaactcagcaaacatgtcttaagggacagagcagccacgtcactacagtcacgtgacttcacgctcgagccggaaaagaagacaatgctgaataaagtcgtaattcttgctatttttggaccaaactgtattttcgatgcatcaacacaattttactgacccactgatgtcacatggactactttgataatgtttttattacctttctggacatggaaaccgtacatagattttcaatggaggagacagaaagctctcggactaaatctaatgttaaaacatcttaaactgtgttccgaagatgaacggaggtcttccgagtttagaacgacataatggtaagtcattaatgacattattttcagttttgggcgaactatccttattcagtagtcacgctgttccctttgggggcggaggcgaaaacacaagcttatacagtatgtaaatatacacacagacaatgacgccccccgctgcacgctagaatctccggaaaacaagcctattttaaccgcaaaatgtacgcttttaaatatacatacactgctatctcaaacatggagaggcttcttcgtgatctcaactaacagattctgcaataaaacgataatcacaaattttgaaaaaaaaaactttgtttctcattttctcgaaacttgtgctgccgacttgtgtccctggtttccgtgacgggtcacatatgtcagagcaagttgttttcgaTCAAGACAACTAtaacatttaagttagtctgggactaggcttAAGCCGACCctacataatttactcaccctcaagtcatCCTTGATGTATATGATTATcttctttcagacaaacacagctgaagttaTTAAATGTACGGGCTCTTCCAAGCTTTttaatggtagtaaatggtgtTTCTGATTTGCATCCAATAAATATAGAttatccttcacagaagtaattcACATGACTATAGGGGGTTAACAAAGGCCTTTAGAGGGCAATTGATGTTATTTtgtaaggaagatatttaaaacttaacaaACAAACTATAGCTTTCAGTATCGACCGACGCATATTCACGATAGAGTGCGCTTTCAAGGGAACCCATTTGAACATAAGCTCTgcgttggcctacaaaaatacatcatcctCGCAGCTCTCTTTTGACCCCAttgcacatccctaataattCAAATATGTACATAGTATTTTATACTTCaacaatttgttatttatttcatcaCAGTGGGAAATGATTTTCCATCAGCCGGTGAAAACATCACCGTGTTGTTGCTGGGAAAGAACAACGATGACAAATGTCTGATAGGAAACATCATCCTTGGAGACAAACAATTCAAGTCAAAAGACTGCGAGACTAATAAAGGAAAAGTAGCggataaaaatgtaattgttaTCAAAACTCCAGACTCTCTTCATTCAGATCCAGCTGCAGCACACAGTATTCAGGAGATGAACCCATCATTCACAGGTCCTCGTATATTCCTCTTGGTAGTGCAGGAAAATGAAGCCTTTCAAGAAGAAACAATAACCCAGATAAAGGAAAGGTTTGGAGagaaaatggtagaaaacacAATCGTTGTGCTGGTTAGTGACAGAGAGGAAAGTTTTAAAGAGGCATGTGAGCAAGCTGATGAGAacctcaaatttttttttaacgaGTTTAAAAAGAAAGTTTGGGTTAAAAAGAATAATGAAAGCATGAAGTATCCTGAGCTGACCAAAAAGCTAATGGAGATATGGGATCAAAAAAAGACGCAGGATCATGAATCAAACAACTCTGGTGATGACAAGTAagacatgacacacacacacacacacacacacacacacacacacacatttccaTGATTCATGAGGAATTTCCTTTTCCCTAACCCAACCCCTAACCCTCATAGAAAACGTTATGATagtttggatttttttaaataaacatgatttAATTGATTTATAAGCTGTTTTCTTATAGGCAAGGGCATACACACTCCTTGAACATTGGGGGACCAAAACATTTAGGGCTATATGTATTAAACATATCAAATAtcggggggggggggcaatTTGGGTGTTTCTAATTACTGGGGAGGACACGTCCCCCTCAATGACTATTGAGGTTACGGCCTTGGTCATGGGGACCAAATTTCTCTCTTTTGTAAAAATAACGGAGACTGTATGTCATTCTACTCTTTTAGCCTGTATGAGGATGTTGATGAAACTTCACTGATAAAGCAGACAGATGTAAACAAAGGTAAATCTTAAAGATTTTGCACTTTATCATCTAAATTTAAGAATGTGAAAAAATGTATCAAAATGTTTATCATTACCTGCTGGAAAGGTCAGTGGTATAAATGGCCTTAACGCTTAAAGGCGGaatgcacaatgtttgaaaaatgcttGGAAAAAacagtcgggccgactaccaaaacacacttgtagccgaTCAGCAAtaaggtgcgtgtctactaaccgacatccgtGCCTGGGTTGCATGTGTGTGgcgcgggtctatcaacagaaggtccagattctattcgGGTAAAGGCAtgtatgtttaggtgatttcaaatatcaacattggctttcaaatgTGCACTACGCCTTTAAGCCAAATGTATACTTCTGCATCAATTGTATGCCATAGGCTACACAGAAAGGCGGTGGTTAGCCTAACCGGAGGTACCGTGTAGCCTGACTAAAAGCTCTCTAAAAATTTAGCAACGCGTCAGATCTATTGCAGGCTGCAAGGgctgtgattggtctgctagaacccctcccgtcagatAAAAATGAACGCATTTCGATATTCGGTGCCGTGAAGACAGAAATATTATAACAGTGCCTATAACAGTTATATACGCTGCTGTCGCAttatttgagctgtttctgGATAAACAGCGAGTCGTGTTGATAGATTTTAGGGGAATCTTCTCTATGTgaagtttaaaatgaatttgcgctTAAGGTATGTGACAAAAACACTCACACATTGCTGTTAGTGCAGTACCATAGATGTGATTGTTATGAGcttaattgcattatttttttatcaaaatattgtgtttacatgaggtaaagtattATCACAATATTaccaaaatcccattataatcgcattacCAGGGTGCATGTAAATGTGGTTATGATGCAGAAGTATAAATCTATAATACACAGATATATGAATCGCACTTTTTCTGTTATACAACATTTAAGTTTAGGTTAACCATTAGCCATTCCAGCAATGTGCAGCTGTTATTTTTTGTCACAGTGGGTATGAAATATGCAACCACATAGGTGTGTTTACCCCAGGCTTATGTGTTAGGAATTAAGAGAATGTTATGATGTTAAGCTCTTCATCAAATTGCATCTTTCACATCACTTTCAACAAAGTTGCTCTTAATCCCGGATCTGTGCTGCTAGATCAAAGGTTGCCGGATTAATGTACAACAGGGtggcaagtaaaataatttCAAGGGAAACATTCACTACAATAAATATGTGAATTGTAATCATGTCCTGCAGTGTTCTATAAATGTCCTAGGAACCTTAgtgacaaaaatacagaaagtTTCTCTGATTTTAACacattgaaaaacatttttcatcACAGGGGAAAATGTTCGAGCACCTTCAGGTCAATACATGACTGTGGTGTTGCTGGGAAAGAACAACAAATGCAAATGTCTCATAGGAAACATCATCCTTGAAACAGAGCCATTTCGTCAAGAAATCATCAAATGTGAGATAAATATGGGGAAAGTAGAAGATGAGAATGTTGTCATCATCAAAGCTCCATACCCTTTCGACTCAGATCCAATAACAGACAGCATAGAGCTGTTGAAGCCATCATACACAGGATCTCATGTATTCCTCCTGGTATTGAAAGAAACTAAGGCGTCTTTAAAAGAATTAGAGATGTTTAACCAGTTGAAGCAGAGGTTTGGAGAACAAATGGTGGAAAACACAATTGTGTTGTGTAACACTGAAATAAAGCTGTCTGCAAGTTTAAAGGaaataacttttaaaaatgactctCATAAACAGCTTCTAGATGAGTGTGGAAACAGAGTTTGCTTTTATAACAAACAGACAACAAAAGGTGAACTGGTCAAACTTTTAAAGTACCACATAAAGGAAATTATGGAGAAGAATCAGGTTTCTCAATCTGCACAAGGTGACACAAGGTAGGAGATATAGTGTATAGTTGTTATCAACAGgaattaaacaaatatataatataatataaatatttctaaTTTACTCTTTTGCTTCCTGTAGGACATACAGTAATATTTCTTATGTAAATATTCCTGAAGAGCCAAttcaaacacaaaacatatcaggtaatttatttaaaaaaaaaactattttaaagaaaatgtaattttgaaaTAACAAATTTAATCATGACGTCTTAGCTAAAGAACCATTGTTTTATCAATGTTGTGCACAGTTTATCAGCAGCCGGCAGCAATGACTGTTATGGACAGCAGCTTCATGAACATTGTGCTGTTGGgacagacaggaagtggaaAGAGCGCAACAGGAAACACCATCCTGGGACAGCAACAGTTTGAGTCTCGTGCCAGTTCTGTGCCGACAACAAAGTCTTGCGATATAAAAGAAGAAACAGTCTGTCACATGAAGATCAGGCTCATAGACACTCCAGATTTCTTTAATGAAGATCTTAAGAATCAAGACGAACAGTTACGCGTTTGCAAAGAGCTCATTCAGCACAGGCCTGTTGTGTATTTGCTGGTTATGCATCTCGGTCGTTTTacagatggagagagagaggttcTGCCACGCTTGAAGAAAGAGTTTGGTGAGGACGTGACTTCAAAAACTGTGATTCTTTTCACCGGTAAAGAGAAATTGCAGGATAAAACTTTGGCAGACTATATCACTGGAAGTGATCAGGAACTTCAACAGCTGATCGGAACCTGTGGCTCAAGATGTGTTGCATTTGACAACAGCAAGAAAAACCATCAACAAGTGAAGGAACTTATTGACATCATTGTGAAAATGCAGACAGATGGAAACATTCCTGGGATGATGCCACAACATCCTAACATTAAACCAATCAACATCCCACAAAAGATAAAGGATGCAGAATGCAGAATCTTGTAAAGACAAAATGTGTGTGGATGTTAAATTACTCAATCCTTTCCCATCTGTTACACACCTGCATGcattaaatgaatataatataatgataaatgtattcatgtcaGTTTTAGGTCTGCTAATAGTTGTGCTACAGATAAACCATACATGTTACCCCTTaatatttactgtacatttCTCTGGGAATAAAAGATAAAGTGGTTATTAAACTTTGAATCTTCAATTGCCCTTACATTTAAAAgattcaaataaaaataatttgtaaacTTGCATTACCTGATCAATTAAAGTCAGGGCCACTAAATCCTGAccattttagttttttcttaAGACATTTACTCTCAGTGCTAGGAAAGATCTTCTTATAAACAATATTGAAATATATtctgaaaaatataaaacactacCCTGCTAAAAAGTTCAGCTAAGACCaacataagctggtagctggttttagctggtttaaggtggcagtagctggtttgaGCTGGTcgtcccagcctggcaaagtccAGCTAGAGAacagcttaaaaagtgatcaaaatacagctagaccagcttgatTCATCagcaaaaccaagctgggagaccagctaaaaccaactcACCATCATATGCTGGTCCTAGCTGGATTTTTATAGGGtaatttaaaacttttatattttctttaaccaAGCTGCAAATACCGATACTCACTaaaaacagttgggttaaaaataacccaataaaTAACCCAATGGTGGGTTATTATAGCACCGACCcattgttgggttattttaacccaatgcaTTGGGTAGAAAGTTTTACCCAATTAGTTGGGTTATGAAATAACCAatttgttgggttattttttgcAATGCTGTTTTAaccccattattattattattattatttaatatttattactattatttgctttataaataaataatacaaaacttacaaatacATGTATAATGCTTTATTTCCATTTAGTCATTTGCACCTgcacttaaatgtataaatacatacatgtatagaagcataaatacatacatacacacatacatatatacatacataaatatacaaaaacatatgaACAGAACAAATACTCCATCTTATCCAAGTAAAAACtgcttaaaaggatagttcacacatttgtcatcattttcatCCTCTCACCTGTATAAAAGTCTTAACTTGATGACCACAAGGGAAGATATTTCAAAGAATGTTTGGGATCAAGCTGGTCAtgggccccattcactttcatagtattctttttttcctACTGTGGCAGTCAATGGGGCTCATGGTCTGCTTGGTTTCAGACAttcctttgtggtcatcagaacaaagaaatgtatacaggtttgtaacaacaggagaggaagaaaattatgacaatttttattttggggggaACTATCCCCTTAAGCAGGTGGCAGTGTGTTAAGGAAACATTACCTGGTACAAAATGTATTGTGTGTTACAGAAACTACCTAACAGTAGTGAAAGGCTTGGGAATATTAAAGCATGTGTCAACTGCTGGTCTTGCTCCTGGGCCATGCCTCCCCACAATAACAAAGACTTGTGATTAGTCGAATTCATCCCATAGCAGGACATGGGGTCTTCATCATACCTCCTCCTCCAAATACtgaattatgtttgttttctgaccttaagacagaattttcacaatgtaaatatgcacacataaacaggataaaaaaaacaagtgtcATAAATGATACTTACAGGTTGAAAATTAATAAACGCTTGCTTTGCCTATTGGTACTGTAGGAAGGCTGAACCATCTTTCTGGCCATTTTGTAGGGTTTTTAATGCAACATCTCCAAGAATgtctacatttaaagaaaataataatgtattaaATCTCAAAGCAAACACATCTGGCACGCTGAATAAAAACTCTACTTTGACAGTAGATGGCGCTGAATTGCAAATTCAACCGTTACCGGGGTAACCGTAAACAGTAATAGACGTGCAGGATTAAACAGCGCTTTATCAGGGGATTATACTGAGGTAAAACGACAATAAAATGCCATCGAGTCATTTCTTAATACATTTCCATTCAGaagcacatttattttacagctcTGTTTCTATAACAGAccggctaaaaaaatatttggaggAAAAAACAGCCGGTTGCATCCCTTACAAAAGTTAAAAACGGTTTTTACTacactttaaacaaaaaagcatTGTCTGTTAGAAGCCATGGTTAAAGCAATATGGCAATACGTCATGAAACTAACGTTATACTACTAAAAAAAGACATGATTCATTTTCGTAAGGAATCATGCTGTTTGTGCTGTTtagtattaaaataatttgcGTGTTGGCATCGGTAACACTAACAGTTAATTAATGGAACAGATGTAACAAAAACTAGACAACAGCGTTTTTGTACAAGTATTTGTAGAAAACATGGCTGATAGTTTACTATGTGTTAGAGCTTAAAGACACTTTGTagcaaataaaacattacacagagatatatattttaaaacgtaCCTCTCGTGTCTGTCCGCACTCAGCAGTGGCACCTGTTGACCATTGAAATTCAAAATGCGTGACGTGAGCCCGATTTTAACCCATCGGTCTGGGTTGTTATAGAAATAACCCAATAAAAGCTACGAATAACCCAACACAACAACCCAATATCTTTAACCCACCTGTTGGGTAAAACAAATAACCCAAcggtttttagagtgtagcctTCAACAATAGTAATTTCGGTTCATTGGCCCCCTCTAGTGGCAAAGcatgaaatattaaatccaAACTACACaactaaacacaaaattattttgtaaGGTTAAATTAAGCACAGTTAAAACTCACagcaaataaatgaataaatgcaaGTATTGCGCTTTGAGGCCTAAATTTCTAAATCAATCCTGAGCAGGCACAGCTCTagagacgcggaagagaagacaatgctcgaataaagtcataatttttggaccaaaatgtatttttgatacttcaacaaattctaactgacccactaatgtcacatggactactttgatgatgtttttaattgcctttctggacatggacagtataccacaCAAAGATTTTCAATgtagggtcagaaagctctcgggcttagtctaaaacatcttaaactgtgttttttaaagatgaacggaggtcttaccctcatgtcgttccaaacttgtgagtcattaaaggattagtccattttcttaaaagaaaaatcctgataatttactccccaccatgtcatccaaaatgttgatgtctttctgtgttcagtcgagaagaaattatgttttttgaagaaaacattgcaggatttttctaattttaatggactttaatagagcccaacatttaatacttaactcaacacttaacagtttttttcaacggagtttcaaaggactataaacaatcccaaacgaggcattaagggtcttatctagcaaaacgattgtcatttttgacaataaaaatgacaaatatacacttttaaagcataacttctcgtttagatccggtcgtgatgcgccagcgtgacccgacgcaatacgtcatgacgtcaagaggtcacagaagacgaacgcgaaactccacctcagtgtttacaagtgttgagaaagaggaccgttcctacgttgttgtatgtcaactgatactaattaatgtctttgtgtcagtttattgtttaaaatggtccgcaaatgtgcattttatatatgtaacatgtgacctccctacatcactacacatttacgttaggtcgcgctggaccggacctagacgaaaagttgtggtttaaaagtacatattttttatttttcttgtcaaaaatgacaatcgttttgctagataagacccttatgcctcgtttgggattgtttatagtcctttgaaactccgttgaaaaaactgttaagtgttgagttaagtattaaatgttgggctctattaaagttcattaaaatgagaaaaaccctgcaatgttttcctcaaaaaacataatttcttctcgactgaacaaagaaagacatcaacattttggatgacatggtggtgaataaagtatctggat contains the following coding sequences:
- the LOC129445872 gene encoding GTPase IMAP family member 8, yielding MSKKDANVHQSRKDITLVLLGINSEDKCMIGNAIVQEDCFGAETETQGRLKQGDDQFIFVINTPDKLDWLTSKPKDTREELKPSYAGPRVFLLVLQGGTQIKKEAGLFRLMKEKFGETMVENTIIMLISDREERFKEAYERADENLKKLLDECRNRVCIHDKNKGMKDPELIKQIKKILDQMQKRGQESTNTASGDDNMNETIDKNELMTHTDENKVGNDFPSAGENITVLLLGKNNDDKCLIGNIILGDKQFKSKDCETNKGKVADKNVIVIKTPDSLHSDPAAAHSIQEMNPSFTGPRIFLLVVQENEAFQEETITQIKERFGEKMVENTIVVLVSDREESFKEACEQADENLKFFFNEFKKKVWVKKNNESMKYPELTKKLMEIWDQKKTQDHESNNSGDDNLYEDVDETSLIKQTDVNKGENVRAPSGQYMTVVLLGKNNKCKCLIGNIILETEPFRQEIIKCEINMGKVEDENVVIIKAPYPFDSDPITDSIELLKPSYTGSHVFLLVLKETKASLKELEMFNQLKQRFGEQMVENTIVLCNTEIKLSASLKEITFKNDSHKQLLDECGNRVCFYNKQTTKGELVKLLKYHIKEIMEKNQVSQSAQGDTRTYSNISYVNIPEEPIQTQNISVYQQPAAMTVMDSSFMNIVLLGQTGSGKSATGNTILGQQQFESRASSVPTTKSCDIKEETVCHMKIRLIDTPDFFNEDLKNQDEQLRVCKELIQHRPVVYLLVMHLGRFTDGEREVLPRLKKEFGEDVTSKTVILFTGKEKLQDKTLADYITGSDQELQQLIGTCGSRCVAFDNSKKNHQQVKELIDIIVKMQTDGNIPGMMPQHPNIKPINIPQKIKDAECRIL